A region of Nitrospinota bacterium DNA encodes the following proteins:
- a CDS encoding HPP family protein: MNESLKKYLVKFQGQGAAIPPRVKKSYVVWSALASFTGIFIVAFITYRAGVPMMIGSFGASAVLLYSALEGPLAQPRNLVGGHVISAIIAVTIVSLLGKSEATVALAVCLAIVAMLWTRTLHPPGGATALIAVDTTQGYGFILYPVLAGALIMLAVALIVNNLSEDRVYPRYWY, encoded by the coding sequence ATGAATGAGTCACTGAAAAAATACCTGGTCAAATTCCAGGGGCAGGGCGCGGCCATCCCCCCCAGGGTTAAAAAAAGCTATGTGGTCTGGTCGGCTCTGGCCTCATTCACCGGCATTTTCATCGTGGCTTTTATCACATACCGGGCCGGGGTTCCCATGATGATAGGCTCTTTTGGCGCGTCGGCGGTGCTTTTATACTCGGCGCTGGAGGGTCCGCTGGCCCAGCCGAGAAACCTTGTGGGGGGGCATGTTATCTCCGCCATCATCGCCGTCACCATAGTTTCCCTGCTGGGAAAAAGCGAGGCCACGGTGGCGCTGGCGGTGTGTCTTGCCATTGTGGCCATGTTATGGACCCGCACGCTACACCCCCCCGGCGGGGCCACGGCGCTTATAGCCGTTGACACCACGCAGGGATACGGGTTTATCCTATATCCGGTGCTGGCCGGGGCTTTGATAATGCTGGCGGTGGCGCTGATTGTGAACAACCTGTCGGAAGACAGGGTTTATCCGCGATACTGGTATTGA
- the nrfD gene encoding polysulfide reductase NrfD, translated as MNIKFTKVEGNSASYWAYMALTGLVAALAPLTALYMFINGHHVTGMTNQVPWGMPIVMAVFLIGASAGSLVLSAMSSVFGKTEYKPFARIAALLAILLIMAALMAIILDWGRPDRILVPFFHFQPRSMFSLNAILYNSYMLVGFLYLIAQFKDNTRWMKILGLAAVFIAVGVHSGTGAIFGFVYVRELYGSPLLPPSFIAAALSSGTGLMIIALYLMFRATGRRLDNRLISSLGRLMGVFMMVVFYFLFIENVTRSYAPKNYEAASFLLFHGGKYTLMFWLGLGLSGLVIPTMIVFHPRYGRATGWVLVASALQVVGVFFERYIIVIPAQVMPLEFFPDKEITSVFGDGQFANYSVSLVEALYSLGLMGVVAFGFGLCVKLWPMLPTEAVHIPPEAELAEAREVHEFWG; from the coding sequence ATGAACATTAAATTCACGAAAGTCGAAGGCAACTCCGCCTCGTACTGGGCATACATGGCCCTCACGGGCCTTGTGGCGGCGCTGGCGCCTTTAACCGCCCTGTACATGTTCATAAACGGGCATCATGTGACCGGCATGACGAACCAGGTTCCCTGGGGCATGCCCATCGTGATGGCGGTGTTCCTCATCGGCGCGTCGGCGGGGTCGCTGGTGTTGTCGGCCATGTCGTCGGTGTTCGGCAAGACGGAATACAAACCTTTCGCCCGGATAGCGGCGCTGTTGGCGATCCTGCTTATCATGGCGGCGCTGATGGCCATCATACTGGACTGGGGCAGGCCCGACAGGATACTGGTTCCGTTCTTCCATTTCCAGCCCCGCTCCATGTTTTCGCTGAACGCCATTCTATACAACAGCTACATGCTGGTGGGTTTCCTGTACCTGATAGCGCAGTTTAAGGACAACACCCGGTGGATGAAGATACTGGGCCTGGCGGCGGTATTCATCGCCGTGGGCGTCCACTCCGGCACCGGGGCCATATTCGGCTTCGTATATGTGCGGGAGCTTTACGGCTCGCCCCTTCTGCCCCCTTCGTTCATAGCGGCGGCGCTGTCGTCCGGCACGGGGCTTATGATAATCGCGCTTTATCTCATGTTCCGCGCCACGGGCAGAAGGCTGGACAACCGCCTCATAAGCTCTCTTGGCCGCTTGATGGGCGTGTTCATGATGGTGGTGTTCTACTTCCTGTTCATCGAGAACGTCACCCGGTCCTACGCGCCGAAGAATTACGAGGCCGCCTCGTTCCTGCTGTTCCACGGCGGCAAATACACCCTCATGTTCTGGCTGGGGCTGGGGCTGTCCGGGCTTGTCATACCCACAATGATAGTGTTCCACCCCAGGTATGGCCGCGCCACTGGCTGGGTGCTGGTGGCCTCGGCCCTGCAGGTGGTGGGGGTGTTCTTCGAGAGGTACATCATAGTCATCCCCGCCCAGGTCATGCCGCTGGAGTTCTTCCCGGACAAGGAGATAACCAGCGTGTTCGGTGACGGCCAGTTCGCCAATTACAGCGTGTCGCTGGTGGAGGCTCTGTATTCGCTGGGCCTTATGGGCGTGGTGGCCTTCGGGTTCGGCCTGTGCGTGAAACTTTGGCCCATGTTACCCACCGAGGCCGTGCATATCCCGCCCGAGGCGGAGCTGGCCGAAGCCCGGGAAGTCCACGAGTTCTGGGGATAA
- the cobB gene encoding hydrogenobyrinic acid a,c-diamide synthase (glutamine-hydrolyzing), whose amino-acid sequence MFGIDRLTISGTSRSSGKTTFSIGLLDIFRRRGIAVQPFKKGPDYIDPMWLSAAAGRECRNLDFHMMGRENMLRSFQTASQGATLAVIEGNQGLFDGLDLEGGDSTASLARLLDAPLFLVVDSSRMNRGIAPLLWGYTHFDPSLKIAGIILNKVGNPRHEAKLVAAIDRYVGVPVFGAIPKMPDELEMLERHLGLIPVKEDPALPEKIGVIGLAVERHCDIGRMLSIAKTASPMKKTGPCLRGPEKKADVAIGVAMDRAFTFYYPDNLDALKHAGARIVPFSPISDQDLPEVNGLYIGGGFPEVFMGQLAANTSLLRRVKEEAEAGLPIYGECGGLMYLCRSIVWKGEIRGMAGVIPADVEMTKKPVGLGYVTMEPTGECPWLHPGAEIRCHEFHHSRLINVADGLIFAYNVKRGHGITGKRDGIVYKNVLASYAHLHHCGSPNWAEDFVNLVRSAGKTVAPAGKTLARIGG is encoded by the coding sequence GTGTTTGGGATAGACAGGCTCACAATTTCGGGCACCTCCAGAAGCTCCGGGAAAACCACGTTTTCCATAGGATTGCTGGATATTTTCCGGCGGCGCGGCATAGCCGTACAGCCGTTCAAAAAAGGGCCCGACTATATAGATCCCATGTGGCTTTCCGCCGCCGCCGGGCGGGAATGCCGCAACCTGGATTTCCACATGATGGGGCGGGAAAATATGCTCCGCTCGTTTCAAACCGCTTCCCAGGGCGCGACCCTGGCGGTTATCGAGGGGAACCAGGGTCTGTTCGACGGGCTGGACCTTGAGGGGGGCGATTCCACCGCCAGCCTGGCCCGTCTGCTGGACGCGCCCCTTTTCCTGGTGGTGGACTCTTCCCGGATGAACCGGGGAATAGCTCCTCTGCTTTGGGGATATACCCATTTCGACCCCTCGCTGAAAATCGCAGGGATAATCCTGAACAAGGTGGGCAACCCCCGGCACGAGGCGAAACTGGTGGCGGCCATAGACCGTTATGTGGGGGTTCCGGTGTTCGGCGCCATCCCCAAGATGCCCGATGAACTGGAGATGCTGGAGAGGCATCTGGGCCTTATACCCGTGAAGGAAGACCCGGCCCTGCCGGAAAAAATAGGCGTGATCGGCCTGGCAGTGGAGCGCCATTGCGACATCGGCCGTATGCTGTCTATCGCCAAAACCGCCAGCCCCATGAAGAAAACCGGGCCGTGCCTGCGCGGCCCCGAAAAGAAAGCGGATGTGGCCATCGGCGTGGCCATGGACAGGGCTTTCACCTTCTACTACCCGGACAACCTGGATGCTCTCAAACACGCCGGAGCGCGGATAGTCCCATTCAGCCCCATAAGTGACCAGGACCTGCCGGAGGTGAACGGGCTGTATATCGGAGGCGGTTTCCCGGAGGTGTTCATGGGCCAGCTGGCCGCCAACACCAGCCTGCTTAGGCGTGTGAAAGAAGAGGCCGAGGCCGGCCTGCCCATTTACGGCGAATGCGGGGGGCTCATGTACCTGTGCAGGTCTATCGTGTGGAAAGGGGAAATCCGGGGCATGGCGGGGGTAATACCCGCCGACGTGGAGATGACCAAAAAACCGGTGGGCCTGGGCTATGTCACCATGGAGCCCACGGGGGAATGCCCCTGGCTCCACCCCGGCGCGGAGATACGGTGTCACGAGTTCCACCACTCCCGCCTTATAAACGTGGCCGATGGGTTAATATTCGCTTACAACGTGAAACGCGGCCACGGGATTACCGGCAAACGGGACGGCATAGTTTACAAAAACGTTCTGGCGTCATACGCTCATCTGCATCATTGCGGATCGCCCAACTGGGCGGAGGATTTCGTGAACCTTGTGCGGAGCGCGGGGAAAACGGTTGCCCCCGCTGGCAAAACGCTGGCGCGGATTGGCGGTTAA
- a CDS encoding type II toxin-antitoxin system RelE/ParE family toxin yields MKIFQSRSFGQRVKKLSKKEKETLDLHIRKIAEDISIGEQKKSDLKGVFVYKFKLKSTQYLLAYRKAGANLELIMLGPHENYYRDLKNYLKDS; encoded by the coding sequence ATGAAAATATTCCAGTCCAGATCCTTTGGACAGAGAGTAAAAAAACTTTCGAAAAAGGAAAAGGAGACACTAGACCTGCATATTCGCAAGATCGCGGAGGATATTTCTATCGGGGAACAAAAGAAAAGCGATCTGAAAGGGGTGTTCGTCTACAAGTTCAAACTTAAATCCACCCAATACCTTCTTGCGTATCGAAAAGCCGGGGCGAACCTGGAGTTGATAATGCTTGGGCCTCACGAAAACTACTATCGTGATTTAAAGAATTACCTGAAAGACAGCTGA
- a CDS encoding nucleotidyltransferase domain-containing protein: MAHESKIEEAARIIGETAGQAKVILFGSHARGNATEDSDVDLLVIEPEVPDKTAETLRLRKAIRPLRLANDLLVYSEAEVIERQNSSSSAVFWALRDGKVLYDTLGG, translated from the coding sequence ATGGCCCATGAAAGCAAGATTGAGGAAGCCGCCAGAATAATCGGTGAAACAGCCGGGCAGGCAAAGGTTATCCTTTTCGGGTCCCATGCCAGGGGAAACGCCACGGAAGATTCCGACGTGGATCTGCTTGTGATAGAACCGGAAGTTCCAGACAAGACAGCCGAAACCCTTCGCCTTCGCAAAGCCATCCGCCCATTGCGTTTGGCCAACGACCTTTTGGTTTATTCCGAGGCGGAAGTTATTGAGCGGCAAAACTCCAGCTCTTCGGCGGTGTTTTGGGCTTTGCGGGACGGGAAGGTGCTTTATGACACCCTTGGAGGCTAA
- a CDS encoding respiratory nitrate reductase subunit gamma — protein MSGLSVLFAVLCYMAGFVFLAGFLVKIYGYASTPAPLKIPTTPAPTTKGGVALRLAGEVLLFTSLFKGNKWTWLGGYVFHVAFAVVIFRHLRYFLHPVPEVIAYLGPAGIWAGVILLGAAGYLFARRLWVDRARYISSGADFFALSLIGLIAATGLLMKFVIRTDVAMVKDFMMSVITFSPRQMPEDPMFMLHLGLVILLMVYFPFSKLMHLGGIFFSPTRNQADDCRERRHVNPWRA, from the coding sequence TTGTCCGGATTGTCGGTTTTGTTCGCGGTCTTGTGTTACATGGCGGGCTTCGTGTTTCTTGCGGGGTTTCTGGTGAAAATCTATGGATACGCCTCCACCCCGGCGCCCTTGAAAATCCCCACAACCCCGGCCCCCACTACAAAGGGTGGGGTGGCCCTGAGGCTGGCGGGGGAGGTGCTCCTGTTCACAAGCCTGTTCAAGGGCAACAAATGGACCTGGCTGGGGGGCTATGTTTTTCACGTGGCCTTCGCAGTGGTCATTTTCCGCCATCTGCGTTATTTTCTCCATCCCGTGCCGGAGGTTATCGCCTACCTGGGCCCGGCGGGCATATGGGCCGGGGTGATATTGCTGGGGGCCGCCGGTTATCTTTTCGCCCGCAGGCTGTGGGTGGACAGGGCCCGGTACATAAGCTCCGGGGCGGATTTCTTCGCGCTCTCGCTTATCGGCCTCATTGCCGCCACGGGCCTGTTGATGAAATTCGTAATCCGCACCGACGTGGCCATGGTGAAAGACTTCATGATGAGCGTAATCACTTTTTCTCCCAGGCAGATGCCGGAAGACCCCATGTTCATGCTCCATCTGGGGCTAGTGATTTTACTGATGGTTTATTTCCCTTTCTCAAAGCTCATGCATCTTGGCGGAATATTTTTCTCCCCCACGCGCAACCAGGCGGACGATTGCCGGGAGCGCAGGCATGTGAACCCATGGCGGGCCTGA
- the dsrA gene encoding dissimilatory-type sulfite reductase subunit alpha — translation MSDTPLLDELDKGPWPSFIGEMKKMAVRKPMVKDLLGQLELSYRDRVGHWKHGGLVGVHGYGSGVIGRYSSVGEQFPEVAQFHTMRINQPAAWFYTSDAIRQLCDIWDKYGSGLTNMHGTTGDVIFLGAKTENLEACFQELTHAGWDLGGSGSAMRTPSCCVGPARCEWACFDTLEMSYNITMTYQDNMHRPAFPYKFKFKFSGCPNDCTASIARSDVSVIGTWLDEIQVDQAAIKEYLARGKNIKDEVVKMCPTRCIELEGDKLTIDDAECTKCMHCINVLPKALRPGKERGAAILIGGKAPIVEGALLSSVIVPFMKLDDPDYEEFHSLVERIWDFWDEYGMNRERIGELIQRVGFGNFLEAVGLDPAPEMVKFPRDNPYIFYDEFFEEEGEGSDA, via the coding sequence ATGTCAGATACCCCGTTGCTCGACGAGCTAGACAAGGGGCCATGGCCCAGCTTCATCGGCGAGATGAAGAAGATGGCCGTCAGAAAGCCCATGGTAAAAGACCTTCTGGGCCAACTGGAGCTTTCGTACAGGGACCGCGTGGGCCACTGGAAGCACGGCGGCCTGGTGGGCGTTCACGGTTACGGTTCCGGCGTCATCGGCCGGTACTCCAGCGTTGGTGAGCAATTCCCGGAAGTGGCCCAGTTCCACACCATGCGCATCAACCAGCCCGCGGCCTGGTTCTACACTTCCGACGCCATCCGCCAGCTTTGCGATATTTGGGACAAGTACGGCTCCGGCCTTACCAACATGCACGGCACCACCGGCGACGTGATATTCCTGGGCGCCAAAACGGAAAACCTGGAAGCCTGCTTCCAGGAGCTTACCCACGCTGGGTGGGACCTGGGCGGCTCCGGCTCGGCCATGAGGACCCCGTCCTGTTGCGTGGGCCCCGCCCGTTGCGAGTGGGCCTGTTTCGACACGCTGGAGATGTCTTACAACATCACCATGACCTACCAGGACAACATGCACCGCCCGGCCTTCCCTTACAAGTTCAAGTTCAAGTTCTCCGGTTGCCCCAACGATTGCACCGCCTCCATTGCCCGTTCGGACGTGTCCGTCATCGGCACATGGCTGGACGAGATACAGGTAGACCAGGCCGCCATAAAGGAATACCTGGCCCGCGGGAAGAACATCAAGGACGAAGTGGTGAAGATGTGCCCCACCCGCTGTATCGAGCTGGAAGGGGACAAGCTGACCATAGACGACGCCGAATGCACCAAGTGCATGCACTGCATCAACGTTCTGCCCAAGGCCCTGCGGCCCGGCAAGGAGCGGGGCGCGGCCATCCTTATCGGCGGCAAGGCCCCCATAGTGGAAGGCGCCCTGCTGTCGTCGGTGATTGTGCCCTTTATGAAGCTGGACGATCCGGATTACGAAGAGTTCCACTCCCTGGTGGAGCGGATATGGGATTTCTGGGACGAGTACGGCATGAACCGCGAACGCATAGGCGAGCTTATCCAGCGTGTCGGGTTCGGCAACTTCCTGGAGGCCGTGGGTCTGGATCCGGCTCCGGAGATGGTGAAGTTCCCCAGGGACAACCCGTACATATTCTACGACGAGTTCTTCGAGGAAGAGGGCGAAGGCTCCGACGCCTGA
- a CDS encoding universal stress protein, which produces MNTAYKTVLVALPPMTHEWYGRPVDAIRRAAATLGSAPGVRLVFISVFSLEQELGTGQVNLLPPEDLEQIVLFHERKHRDGMNAYLKWFADNGVEHEVIVLQGDPADVILHTARERGADLILMGHHHKTGLLNIFGSDITARVSKHLPCDLMVITPGEE; this is translated from the coding sequence ATGAACACAGCTTATAAAACCGTCCTTGTGGCCCTGCCGCCGATGACCCACGAATGGTACGGGAGGCCGGTGGACGCCATCCGCAGGGCCGCCGCCACGCTGGGCTCCGCGCCCGGGGTGCGCCTTGTGTTCATAAGCGTGTTCTCGCTGGAGCAGGAACTGGGCACCGGGCAGGTGAACCTTCTGCCGCCGGAGGACCTGGAGCAGATAGTGCTTTTCCATGAACGCAAACACCGGGATGGGATGAACGCTTACCTGAAATGGTTCGCCGACAACGGGGTGGAGCATGAAGTTATCGTCTTGCAGGGCGACCCGGCGGACGTGATACTCCACACGGCCCGGGAACGGGGCGCGGACCTGATCCTCATGGGGCATCATCACAAGACGGGCCTGCTGAACATCTTCGGGAGCGACATCACCGCCCGCGTGTCCAAACACCTCCCCTGCGACTTGATGGTGATAACGCCGGGGGAGGAGTGA
- a CDS encoding type II toxin-antitoxin system Phd/YefM family antitoxin: MKKLNVHEAKTHLSRYLEMVEKGETILLCRRNVPVAEIHPVAPTRKKPRPIGLAKGKFKMSADFDKALPKALIKLFTGGKP, translated from the coding sequence ATGAAAAAGCTTAACGTCCACGAGGCCAAGACCCATCTTTCGCGTTACCTTGAGATGGTGGAAAAAGGCGAGACCATATTGCTGTGCAGGCGCAACGTGCCGGTGGCCGAGATACATCCCGTTGCCCCCACCAGGAAAAAGCCCCGCCCAATCGGGCTGGCCAAGGGCAAATTCAAGATGAGCGCGGATTTTGACAAGGCATTGCCCAAAGCGCTCATTAAGCTGTTCACCGGCGGGAAACCTTGA
- a CDS encoding type II toxin-antitoxin system VapC family toxin, with product MKVLLDTCAFIWIVTGSNALSKHARAVFSDPGNEVYLSAVSIWEMGIKRALGRLESTGDFAVSIMEQRELHGIQPLPLEEGSAASLPKLPLIHNDPFDRMLICQALTHGMAILTPDKEISKYPARVVW from the coding sequence TTGAAGGTATTGCTGGACACCTGCGCGTTCATTTGGATCGTCACAGGCTCCAACGCCCTTTCAAAACACGCCAGGGCCGTTTTTTCCGATCCGGGCAACGAGGTCTATTTAAGCGCTGTTTCTATATGGGAAATGGGCATCAAACGGGCCCTTGGAAGGCTGGAGTCAACCGGGGATTTCGCCGTTAGCATCATGGAACAGCGGGAACTGCATGGCATCCAACCATTACCGCTGGAGGAGGGATCCGCCGCGAGCCTGCCGAAGCTCCCCTTGATCCATAACGACCCGTTCGACAGGATGCTGATCTGCCAGGCATTGACGCATGGCATGGCGATTCTTACCCCCGACAAAGAAATATCCAAATACCCGGCGCGGGTGGTCTGGTAA
- a CDS encoding 4Fe-4S dicluster domain-containing protein — MSVDRRDFLKIGAVMAAGTVVSSGAPLLTAAMAEGENSGASARNQWGMVIDINKCSPDCTACYDACRKENNVPHFPEPELDIHWIRKITFKQKGVPGAEERAMPAMCYHCQHAPCEHVCPVAATFTRADGIVLVDKHRCIGCRYCMIACPYKARSFVSRHVEHDPAENPDAPIRMHGVVEKCDLCVHRIDKGEKPACVEACAKAGGGGMLFGDLNDPDSEVSKIVRTGKATRIRADLGTNPRVFYVGI; from the coding sequence ATGAGCGTGGACAGAAGGGATTTCCTGAAGATAGGCGCGGTGATGGCCGCGGGCACGGTTGTGTCTTCCGGCGCGCCGCTGTTAACAGCGGCTATGGCGGAGGGCGAAAATTCCGGCGCCTCGGCCCGGAACCAGTGGGGCATGGTGATAGACATCAACAAATGCTCGCCGGACTGCACCGCCTGTTACGACGCCTGCCGGAAGGAAAACAACGTCCCCCATTTCCCGGAGCCGGAGCTGGACATCCACTGGATACGGAAAATCACTTTCAAACAGAAGGGCGTTCCCGGGGCCGAGGAGCGGGCCATGCCCGCCATGTGCTACCACTGCCAGCACGCCCCTTGCGAGCACGTTTGCCCCGTGGCGGCCACCTTCACCCGCGCCGACGGCATCGTGCTGGTGGACAAACACCGGTGTATCGGGTGCCGGTACTGCATGATAGCCTGCCCGTACAAGGCGCGCTCTTTCGTCTCCCGCCATGTGGAGCACGACCCGGCGGAAAACCCGGACGCTCCCATCCGCATGCACGGCGTGGTGGAGAAGTGCGACCTGTGCGTCCACCGGATCGACAAGGGCGAAAAGCCCGCCTGCGTGGAGGCTTGCGCAAAAGCGGGGGGCGGCGGCATGTTGTTCGGCGACCTCAACGATCCGGACAGCGAGGTGTCAAAGATAGTCCGAACCGGCAAGGCCACGCGGATAAGGGCCGATCTCGGCACAAATCCCAGAGTCTTCTATGTGGGTATATAG
- a CDS encoding cytochrome C: MLKQAGILAVVVFGLLFSIPFIYNASSVGLSSNASASPSLPGQDPAKKCVKDKDWMRHNHMTLIMHSREDAVRDGLRKPGHGIQGCRSCHPNRAEFCDSCHGYVGVKPECWNCHYYPEKEALALK, encoded by the coding sequence GTGTTAAAACAGGCGGGAATCCTGGCCGTGGTGGTATTCGGCCTCCTTTTCTCCATCCCCTTCATCTACAACGCAAGCTCCGTGGGCCTTTCCTCGAACGCCTCGGCGTCGCCGTCCCTTCCCGGACAGGATCCCGCGAAGAAATGCGTGAAGGACAAGGACTGGATGCGCCACAACCACATGACTCTCATCATGCATAGCCGGGAAGACGCCGTGCGCGATGGTTTGCGGAAACCCGGCCACGGCATCCAGGGGTGCCGCTCCTGCCATCCCAACAGGGCGGAGTTCTGCGATTCCTGCCATGGCTACGTCGGTGTTAAGCCGGAATGCTGGAACTGCCATTATTACCCGGAAAAAGAGGCCCTGGCGTTGAAATGA
- a CDS encoding OsmC family protein gives MTDRIDLTDYKTKTASTLKSTLRWGHELVFQGRTQRGYELDFDAAMEWGCSPTEALLLSFAGCMAIDIVSILRKQRVELTEFHVDISADRNPTPPQYFTAMTLDLKLKGHGLDDAKVQRAIGLSQEKYCSVRHTLRPDLKITINTILENEPPHEQEPA, from the coding sequence ATGACAGACAGGATAGACCTGACGGACTACAAGACCAAAACCGCCTCCACGCTGAAATCCACGTTGCGCTGGGGGCACGAGCTTGTGTTCCAGGGGCGCACCCAGCGGGGGTATGAGCTGGATTTCGACGCGGCGATGGAATGGGGATGTTCCCCCACCGAGGCGCTACTGTTAAGCTTCGCCGGATGCATGGCCATAGACATCGTGAGCATCCTGAGGAAACAGAGGGTGGAGCTGACGGAGTTCCATGTGGACATATCCGCCGACCGCAATCCCACACCGCCCCAGTATTTCACCGCAATGACGCTGGATTTGAAACTGAAAGGACATGGGCTGGATGACGCCAAGGTTCAAAGGGCAATAGGCCTGTCGCAGGAAAAATACTGCTCCGTGCGCCACACGTTAAGGCCGGACTTGAAGATCACCATAAACACCATCTTGGAAAACGAACCGCCCCATGAGCAGGAACCTGCGTAA
- a CDS encoding TusE/DsrC/DsvC family sulfur relay protein — protein sequence MAFELDGVSYETDEDGYLLNLDKWNKDVAGYLAQTEGIQMTENHWEVVNFLREYYDEYKIAPMIRILTKAIGKKLGPEKGNTKYLYELYPGGPAKQACKIAGLPKPTGCV from the coding sequence ATGGCTTTTGAACTTGATGGCGTAAGTTATGAGACCGATGAGGACGGATACCTTCTCAACCTCGACAAATGGAACAAGGACGTGGCCGGTTACCTGGCCCAAACCGAGGGTATCCAGATGACGGAGAACCACTGGGAGGTCGTCAATTTCCTTCGGGAGTACTATGACGAATACAAAATAGCCCCGATGATAAGGATCCTGACGAAAGCCATCGGCAAAAAGCTTGGGCCGGAGAAGGGCAACACCAAGTACCTGTACGAGCTTTACCCGGGCGGGCCCGCCAAACAGGCTTGCAAAATAGCCGGTCTGCCCAAGCCCACCGGTTGCGTGTAG
- the dsrB gene encoding dissimilatory-type sulfite reductase subunit beta yields the protein MADATLQDRVTDIGPPHYSKFLHPLIKKNYGKWVWHEIPRPGVLVHAAESGDKIYTVRAGTARLISVDTLRFMADMADKYADGFMRFTSRNNVEFLLGNQANVEPLIADLEKGGLPVGGTANSISQIVHTQGWVHCHTSATDASGVVKAVMDEVFDHFKSHKLPNRLRIALACCLNMCGAVHCSDIAILGIHRRPPRVNHANLKNLCEIPTTVASCPTAAIKPSTVDGNPSVEVDEDKCMYCGNCYTTCPAMPLADPLNDGLSIWVGGKVSNARHAPTFSKLAIPFIPNNPPRWPEATEAIVKIIEAYSKGARNWERVGEWVERIGWPRFFKETGIEFTKYHIDDFKGASKSLMTSVAFKRVSGAGYADTRGHLREMEGVKTTVSANAPSIETLADAMYAILKATAGKKKLKAGDLTKEMIKKYGEDAVTKGMCKEAINKNMMEGKTVYEYFGGSFIGLPREEGASK from the coding sequence ATGGCAGACGCCACTCTCCAAGACAGGGTAACGGACATAGGTCCGCCTCATTATTCAAAGTTCCTGCACCCGCTTATCAAGAAAAACTACGGTAAATGGGTGTGGCACGAGATACCCCGGCCGGGCGTGCTGGTGCACGCCGCCGAGTCGGGCGACAAGATTTACACCGTGCGCGCAGGCACCGCCAGGCTCATCAGCGTGGACACGTTGCGGTTCATGGCCGACATGGCCGACAAGTACGCCGACGGGTTCATGCGGTTCACCAGCCGGAACAACGTGGAGTTCCTGCTGGGCAACCAGGCCAATGTGGAGCCTCTGATAGCCGACCTGGAGAAGGGGGGCCTGCCCGTGGGCGGCACCGCCAACTCCATAAGCCAGATAGTGCATACCCAGGGCTGGGTGCACTGCCACACCTCCGCCACCGACGCCTCCGGAGTGGTGAAAGCGGTGATGGACGAAGTGTTCGACCACTTCAAGAGCCACAAGCTCCCTAACAGGCTGAGAATAGCCCTGGCCTGTTGTCTTAACATGTGCGGCGCGGTGCACTGCTCCGACATAGCGATACTGGGCATCCACCGGCGTCCGCCGCGGGTGAACCACGCCAACCTGAAAAACCTTTGCGAGATACCCACAACCGTGGCCTCGTGCCCCACGGCGGCCATAAAGCCGTCCACCGTGGATGGCAACCCGTCGGTGGAGGTTGACGAGGACAAGTGCATGTATTGCGGCAACTGCTACACCACATGCCCCGCCATGCCCCTGGCCGACCCGCTGAACGACGGGCTTTCCATATGGGTGGGCGGCAAGGTGTCCAACGCGCGGCACGCCCCCACGTTCTCCAAGCTTGCCATACCGTTCATCCCCAACAACCCGCCCCGCTGGCCCGAGGCCACCGAGGCGATCGTGAAGATCATCGAGGCGTACTCCAAAGGCGCCAGGAACTGGGAGCGCGTGGGCGAGTGGGTGGAACGTATCGGCTGGCCCAGGTTCTTCAAAGAGACCGGCATTGAGTTCACCAAGTACCATATTGACGACTTCAAGGGCGCCTCGAAAAGCCTTATGACGTCAGTGGCGTTCAAACGCGTGTCCGGGGCCGGTTACGCCGATACCCGCGGCCATCTGCGCGAAATGGAGGGCGTAAAGACGACGGTTTCGGCCAACGCTCCTTCCATCGAAACGCTGGCGGACGCCATGTACGCCATATTGAAGGCCACCGCCGGAAAGAAGAAGCTGAAGGCGGGCGACCTGACCAAGGAGATGATCAAGAAGTACGGCGAGGACGCGGTCACCAAGGGCATGTGCAAGGAAGCCATCAACAAGAACATGATGGAAGGCAAGACCGTGTACGAGTATTTCGGCGGAAGTTTCATCGGCCTCCCCAGGGAGGAAGGGGCTTCCAAGTAG